From one Stigmatella erecta genomic stretch:
- a CDS encoding ferritin-like domain-containing protein, with protein MSNPNKDVIDVLNDLIEYSKDGEKGFKAAADDVKNPELKSFFVQRAGECANAAAELQGEARRLGGDPETSTSVSGDLHRGWVNLKSMLTGKDEEAVLNEVERGEDHALKAYKDAREKLIKLGRTFSDSAYVLVERQLQGVQRNHDQVKALRNAARARS; from the coding sequence ATGAGCAACCCAAATAAAGACGTCATCGATGTCCTCAATGACCTGATCGAGTACAGCAAGGACGGCGAAAAGGGATTCAAGGCGGCGGCTGACGATGTAAAGAATCCGGAGTTGAAGAGCTTCTTCGTGCAGCGCGCGGGCGAATGCGCCAACGCCGCGGCTGAACTACAGGGCGAGGCTCGCCGCCTGGGCGGAGATCCGGAAACCTCGACCAGCGTCAGTGGTGACCTGCACCGCGGCTGGGTCAACCTCAAGTCCATGCTGACCGGCAAGGATGAAGAGGCAGTGCTCAATGAAGTCGAGCGTGGCGAGGATCATGCACTCAAGGCATACAAGGATGCCCGCGAGAAGCTGATCAAGCTGGGCCGCACCTTCAGTGACTCGGCCTATGTTCTGGTCGAGCGCCAATTACAAGGCGTGCAGCGCAACCACGACCAGGTCAAGGCCCTGCGCAACGCCGCTCGCGCCCGTTCCTAA
- a CDS encoding glutathione S-transferase family protein, protein MKLHANPLSTAAFKVIALVNELALPVTLVPVDMMKGEHKSPAFLAKNPNGKVPVLEDDDGFCVWESNAILCYLVAQKPGSGLMPTDARGIAQVQQWLQWQATTFSPSTLEVMLETVYAKMMGRVKDEAKYLAGLEKVRRDLGVLEGALAQREFLCGPLTIADFSMVSSLLLRAPMGLELEAFPRVKTWVARLEARESMRKAMPAL, encoded by the coding sequence ATGAAGCTTCATGCCAACCCCCTGTCCACCGCCGCCTTCAAGGTCATCGCCCTCGTGAATGAGCTGGCCCTGCCCGTGACCCTGGTCCCCGTGGACATGATGAAGGGCGAGCACAAGTCGCCCGCGTTCCTCGCCAAGAACCCCAACGGCAAGGTGCCTGTCCTGGAGGACGACGACGGGTTCTGTGTCTGGGAGTCCAACGCCATCCTCTGTTACCTGGTGGCCCAGAAGCCCGGCAGTGGGCTGATGCCCACGGACGCCCGGGGCATTGCCCAGGTGCAGCAGTGGCTGCAGTGGCAGGCCACCACCTTCAGCCCGTCCACCCTCGAGGTGATGCTGGAGACCGTCTACGCCAAGATGATGGGCCGCGTGAAGGACGAGGCGAAGTACCTGGCCGGCCTGGAGAAGGTCCGCAGGGATCTCGGTGTCCTGGAAGGGGCCCTCGCCCAGCGGGAGTTCCTCTGTGGCCCGCTGACGATCGCGGACTTCTCGATGGTCTCCAGCCTGCTGCTGCGCGCCCCCATGGGCCTGGAGCTGGAGGCCTTCCCCCGCGTGAAGACCTGGGTGGCCCGGCTGGAGGCGCGCGAGAGCATGCGCAAGGCCATGCCCGCCCTGTAG
- a CDS encoding glycoside hydrolase family 97 catalytic domain-containing protein yields MPFLRALFGSIGLLTLVPANAWAQWTVSSPNGSTSISVSLHPSTGALSYSVTQDGAVVLESSALGISTSAGDFVNGLSFVSRSNAVINESYSLPGRKKASYLNAANEAVLRFSKGGQELHLAVRAYDDGIAYRYRIPGSGALSIYSESSAFNLPDTATGYAQSYVSNYEGYYPARGSFTSGTLGMPVLAAVDTRWVLLAESDLGGSYHTSQLTGGSGNTLRWSWPTATSVNTSRQFNSPWRLAVIGSLATLVESSLVENLSAPSQLADTSWIRPGRSGWSWRAGGNQSDYNTHVSFVDSASAMGWEYYLVDEGWQASWVPSLVSYANTKNVGIWLWVNDEDVKTESQMRTLFSRWAGWGVRGVKVDFFDGDSQVTMQLYEKLAQVAAENRLLVNFHGCTKPNGIGRKWPNVLTQEGVFGAEQGELSAAHNVSLLFTRGAVGAMDYTPGAYSNAGGQTTWAHQTALPVLFASYVQHYSDHGAMYRDSVAREFLRALPSSWDDTRLLEGHPSQYATLARRRGNDWYVGTISGGAGRTAVIPLSFLTAGTNYTAHIYRDGTSDNDIAYQVQQVSSTSVLNIPVRANGGAAIRITSQSVPVVPSALYKIINRQSGKALAVQNASRSDGAAVIQWAYVDSTTNDEWRLVDAGGGYYGLLNRNSGRTLDVYDASAAAGAKLIQYTSRGSANQQWQLTDVGGGYVRIVSRHSGMVLDVESASLADGANVIQWPWSGDANQQWQLVQVGSVP; encoded by the coding sequence ATGCCATTCCTCCGTGCACTCTTCGGGAGCATCGGTCTGCTGACCCTGGTTCCCGCCAACGCATGGGCTCAGTGGACCGTGTCCTCGCCCAACGGCTCGACCAGCATTTCCGTCAGCCTCCACCCGTCCACCGGTGCCCTGAGCTATTCCGTCACGCAGGACGGTGCCGTGGTGCTCGAAAGCTCCGCGCTGGGGATCAGCACCAGCGCGGGCGACTTCGTGAACGGTCTGAGCTTCGTCAGCCGGAGCAACGCCGTCATCAACGAGAGCTACTCCCTGCCGGGCCGGAAGAAGGCGAGCTACCTCAACGCCGCCAACGAGGCCGTGCTGCGCTTCTCGAAGGGCGGGCAGGAGCTGCACCTGGCCGTGCGCGCCTACGACGACGGCATCGCCTATCGCTACCGCATCCCCGGAAGCGGGGCGCTCTCCATCTACAGTGAAAGCAGCGCCTTCAACCTGCCGGACACGGCCACGGGGTACGCGCAGTCCTACGTGTCGAACTACGAGGGCTACTACCCGGCGCGCGGCAGCTTCACCAGCGGCACTCTCGGCATGCCGGTTCTGGCGGCGGTGGACACTCGGTGGGTCCTCTTGGCCGAGAGCGACCTCGGAGGCAGCTACCACACGTCCCAGTTGACGGGGGGCAGTGGCAACACGCTGCGGTGGTCCTGGCCCACCGCGACGAGCGTGAACACGTCGCGGCAGTTCAACAGCCCCTGGCGGCTCGCGGTCATCGGCTCGCTCGCCACCCTCGTGGAGTCGAGCCTGGTCGAGAACCTGAGCGCACCGTCTCAGCTCGCCGATACCTCCTGGATCCGGCCGGGCCGGTCGGGCTGGTCCTGGCGCGCCGGTGGGAATCAATCGGACTACAACACGCACGTCTCGTTCGTCGACTCCGCCTCGGCGATGGGCTGGGAGTACTACCTGGTGGACGAGGGCTGGCAGGCGAGCTGGGTGCCTTCGCTCGTGAGCTACGCGAACACGAAGAACGTCGGAATCTGGCTCTGGGTGAACGACGAGGACGTCAAGACCGAGTCGCAGATGCGCACGCTGTTCAGCCGCTGGGCGGGCTGGGGCGTGCGCGGCGTCAAGGTCGACTTCTTCGACGGCGACTCCCAGGTCACCATGCAGCTCTACGAGAAGCTCGCCCAGGTGGCGGCGGAGAACCGGCTGCTCGTCAACTTCCACGGGTGCACCAAGCCGAATGGCATCGGCCGCAAGTGGCCCAACGTCCTCACCCAGGAGGGCGTCTTCGGCGCGGAGCAAGGAGAGCTGTCCGCGGCGCACAATGTCTCGCTGCTCTTCACCCGGGGGGCCGTCGGTGCCATGGACTACACGCCTGGGGCCTACTCGAACGCGGGGGGACAGACCACGTGGGCGCACCAGACCGCGCTGCCCGTCCTGTTCGCGTCCTACGTCCAGCACTACTCCGACCATGGCGCGATGTACCGCGACAGTGTGGCCCGGGAGTTCCTGCGCGCCCTTCCGTCCTCCTGGGACGACACGCGCCTGCTGGAGGGCCATCCGAGCCAGTACGCCACGCTCGCGCGCCGGCGGGGAAATGACTGGTACGTCGGAACGATCTCCGGCGGCGCGGGACGGACGGCGGTGATTCCCCTGTCGTTCCTGACCGCCGGAACGAACTACACCGCGCACATCTACAGGGATGGGACGTCGGACAACGACATCGCGTACCAGGTTCAGCAGGTGTCGAGCACCAGCGTGCTGAACATCCCCGTGAGGGCCAACGGCGGGGCGGCGATCCGCATCACCTCCCAGAGCGTGCCGGTGGTGCCGAGCGCCCTCTACAAGATCATCAACCGTCAGAGCGGCAAGGCCCTCGCCGTTCAGAACGCGTCGAGGTCTGACGGGGCGGCGGTCATCCAGTGGGCTTACGTGGACAGCACCACCAACGATGAGTGGCGGCTGGTCGACGCCGGGGGCGGATACTACGGCCTGCTCAACCGCAACAGCGGCAGGACCCTGGATGTCTACGACGCCTCGGCCGCCGCGGGGGCGAAGCTCATCCAGTACACGAGCCGGGGGAGCGCCAATCAGCAGTGGCAGCTCACCGACGTGGGCGGCGGCTACGTCCGGATCGTCAGCCGTCACAGCGGCATGGTGCTCGACGTCGAGAGCGCCTCCCTGGCCGATGGCGCGAACGTCATCCAATGGCCCTGGAGCGGTGACGCCAACCAGCAGTGGCAACTGGTGCAGGTCGGCAGCGTGCCCTAG
- a CDS encoding TIM-barrel domain-containing protein: MHGPLLNWKMREGHEMRKPKPEQRLTRLLALIAVIGCGGARDDAEPLPVQEGGPAATAQARSSLALPGGAGPYTFGTNAGSSVCLDVDKGSPDPKTNIQVWNCTGGEPQKFWVENQGDGLVRLVNTGTHKCVDIDNAGTADRTNIQLFPCNGTTAQKFRIEDGGNGKVRFVSPLSNKCLDVAGGVAPRDTVTNVQLFTCNGTHAQLWTPNSLAPGARNVTGVTSSADSVTVSMSNGDQLKVRMVKPEIAWIDFLPGGVSSPKTLAVDPAKTWATGTGVSVNTGSDPITLTTSKMVVKISRTPSRVSISDAAGNVLISEQAAEGFYGNGVNFNHAAGEPFYGIGGYHVLANSDAGLRRDSGGHVTASEQGHAGAPFAFTLKYGLLFDSAGGDFLIDSSRLEFSNTTKKDVDLYFIVGEPKAFMQAMTEISGRPPMFPKWAMGFINTEWGADKAEVTDIINTYRSKAIPIDAFIFDFDWKAWGEDNYGEWRWNSVNGPGNYSQVAKFPDGASGGFAATMAAQGIKLGGITKPRILLKNASGGTTAAAQWALDHGCFFKHQGDDYVDYFSGRQCKDVNFALTDCRNWFWSHFKESYDAGIVAWWNDEADNLGPWDDNLQFLNMQRGAYEWQRAYSGKRVWSINRNQFLGSQRYGYALWSGDTWNFDGAGNYIGWKTMAEQRERLLASVNAGAVKWGMDTGAHNGTPTHENYARYMQFSAVVPVHRVHGYLNQQRQPWVYGPVAEAASKNALYLRYRLLPYIYAYERSAYETGLGLVWPLFYEFLGDTNLRNTFDSWMFGDYLLASPVVEQGQSTKTLYLPAGTWYDFTRGTAYVGPQWIRYPLNTSTWEDLPLFIRKGAIIPMQESQNWIGERAIRKVYLEVFPDAAQSRFTYYDDDGDTFQYEGSAYFKQAMTAQDTGASGVRFDIGARTGNYTPPSLQYYVAKLHGKAAASVTVNGQAATRYTGKAALESAAGEGWATGTDVYGDVTYVKVSAGSARSILATGTAAPDRTVYEAEEAILQGGASINKDHANFSGSGFVDGYLKQGVTTRFHVRVPAAGSYAVSLRYANATGSAKTLSVSVNGTKAVQTSLASLANWDTWAERAETLTLAAGDNLISYQYDASDSGNVNLDAISLAVASSSPAPVSPTYYRLKNRWTGDYLHIENLDRDGKVQYGAAPAGNWSSHWYMIADGGYTRLVNRWTGDVLHLEGLKGWVQYGRVPDAYASGQWTLEDVQGYKRFRNRWQPNAYIHIEDKLGYAQYKDNVPAANASSQWLFEQVP; the protein is encoded by the coding sequence ATGCACGGGCCGCTCTTGAATTGGAAAATGAGGGAGGGGCACGAGATGAGGAAACCCAAACCAGAACAACGGCTCACCAGGCTGCTTGCGCTCATCGCAGTGATTGGATGCGGAGGGGCACGGGATGACGCGGAACCCCTCCCGGTTCAAGAAGGTGGCCCGGCCGCCACCGCACAAGCCCGATCAAGCCTCGCCCTCCCCGGCGGCGCGGGCCCCTACACCTTCGGTACGAACGCTGGCTCCAGCGTGTGTCTGGACGTGGACAAGGGCAGCCCGGACCCCAAGACCAACATCCAGGTCTGGAACTGCACCGGCGGCGAGCCCCAGAAGTTCTGGGTGGAGAACCAGGGCGACGGCCTCGTGCGCCTCGTCAACACCGGGACCCACAAGTGCGTGGACATCGACAATGCCGGGACCGCCGACCGGACGAACATCCAGCTCTTCCCCTGTAACGGCACCACCGCCCAGAAGTTCCGGATCGAAGACGGGGGCAACGGCAAGGTCCGGTTCGTCAGCCCGCTGAGCAACAAGTGCCTGGACGTGGCGGGAGGCGTCGCCCCGAGGGACACGGTCACCAACGTTCAGCTCTTCACCTGCAACGGCACCCACGCGCAGCTCTGGACGCCGAACTCGCTCGCGCCCGGCGCGAGGAACGTGACCGGCGTCACGTCCAGTGCGGACTCCGTCACCGTCTCCATGAGTAACGGAGATCAGCTCAAGGTCCGGATGGTGAAGCCGGAGATCGCCTGGATCGACTTCCTGCCGGGCGGCGTGTCCAGCCCCAAGACGCTGGCCGTGGATCCGGCCAAGACCTGGGCCACCGGGACGGGCGTCTCCGTGAACACGGGCTCCGATCCGATCACCCTCACCACGAGCAAGATGGTGGTGAAGATTTCGCGGACCCCGAGCCGGGTCTCCATCTCCGACGCCGCCGGAAACGTGCTGATCAGCGAGCAGGCCGCCGAGGGCTTCTACGGCAACGGCGTGAACTTCAACCACGCCGCCGGCGAGCCCTTCTACGGCATCGGCGGCTATCACGTCCTGGCCAACTCGGATGCGGGCCTGCGGCGCGACTCCGGCGGCCACGTGACGGCCAGCGAGCAGGGACATGCGGGCGCTCCGTTCGCCTTCACCCTGAAGTACGGCCTCTTGTTCGACTCGGCGGGGGGCGACTTCCTCATCGACTCGAGCCGCCTCGAGTTCAGCAACACGACCAAGAAGGACGTCGACCTCTACTTCATCGTCGGCGAGCCCAAGGCCTTCATGCAGGCCATGACCGAGATCAGCGGCAGGCCCCCCATGTTCCCCAAGTGGGCCATGGGCTTCATCAACACCGAGTGGGGGGCGGACAAGGCCGAAGTCACGGACATCATCAACACCTATCGAAGCAAGGCCATCCCCATCGACGCGTTCATCTTCGACTTCGATTGGAAGGCCTGGGGCGAGGACAACTACGGCGAGTGGCGCTGGAACAGCGTCAACGGGCCCGGCAACTACAGCCAGGTCGCCAAGTTCCCGGACGGCGCCTCCGGCGGCTTCGCGGCCACCATGGCCGCGCAGGGCATCAAGCTGGGCGGAATCACCAAGCCCCGCATCCTCCTGAAGAACGCCAGCGGTGGGACGACGGCCGCGGCGCAGTGGGCCCTCGACCACGGGTGCTTCTTCAAGCACCAGGGCGATGACTACGTCGACTACTTCTCCGGCCGCCAGTGCAAGGACGTGAACTTCGCCCTCACGGACTGCCGCAACTGGTTCTGGAGCCACTTCAAGGAGTCGTACGACGCCGGCATCGTGGCGTGGTGGAACGACGAGGCCGACAACCTGGGCCCCTGGGACGACAACTTGCAGTTCCTGAACATGCAGCGGGGCGCCTACGAGTGGCAGCGCGCCTACAGCGGCAAGCGCGTCTGGTCCATCAACCGCAACCAGTTCCTGGGCTCCCAGCGCTACGGCTACGCGCTCTGGTCCGGGGACACCTGGAACTTCGACGGCGCGGGGAACTACATCGGCTGGAAGACCATGGCCGAGCAGCGCGAGCGGCTGCTCGCCTCGGTCAACGCCGGCGCCGTGAAGTGGGGCATGGACACCGGCGCCCACAACGGGACGCCGACCCACGAGAACTACGCGCGCTACATGCAGTTCTCCGCCGTGGTGCCGGTGCACCGGGTGCACGGCTACCTCAACCAGCAGCGCCAGCCGTGGGTGTACGGCCCCGTCGCCGAGGCTGCCTCCAAGAACGCCCTGTACCTGCGCTACCGGCTCCTGCCCTACATCTACGCGTACGAGCGGAGCGCCTATGAGACCGGCCTTGGCCTCGTGTGGCCGCTCTTCTACGAGTTCTTGGGCGACACCAACCTCCGCAACACCTTCGATTCGTGGATGTTCGGCGACTACCTGCTGGCGTCCCCGGTCGTCGAGCAGGGCCAGAGCACGAAGACCCTCTACCTCCCGGCCGGCACCTGGTACGACTTCACCCGAGGCACGGCCTACGTGGGGCCGCAGTGGATCCGCTACCCCCTGAACACCAGCACGTGGGAGGACCTGCCCCTGTTCATCCGCAAGGGCGCCATCATCCCCATGCAGGAGAGCCAGAACTGGATCGGCGAGCGGGCCATCCGGAAGGTCTACCTGGAGGTCTTCCCCGACGCCGCCCAGAGCCGGTTCACCTACTACGACGACGACGGGGACACGTTCCAGTACGAGGGGAGCGCCTACTTCAAGCAGGCCATGACCGCCCAGGACACCGGGGCGAGCGGCGTCCGCTTCGACATCGGCGCCAGGACCGGGAACTACACGCCCCCGTCGCTCCAGTATTACGTCGCCAAGCTTCACGGCAAGGCGGCCGCCTCGGTCACCGTGAACGGCCAGGCGGCCACGCGCTACACCGGCAAGGCCGCGCTCGAGAGCGCCGCGGGGGAGGGCTGGGCGACCGGCACCGACGTCTACGGCGACGTCACGTACGTCAAGGTGTCCGCCGGCTCCGCCCGGAGCATCCTCGCCACCGGCACCGCGGCCCCGGACCGCACCGTCTACGAGGCCGAGGAGGCCATCCTCCAGGGGGGCGCGTCGATCAACAAGGACCACGCCAACTTCTCTGGCTCCGGTTTCGTGGATGGGTACCTGAAGCAGGGCGTCACCACCCGGTTCCATGTCCGCGTGCCGGCGGCCGGGAGCTACGCCGTCTCGCTGCGGTACGCCAATGCGACGGGGAGCGCGAAGACGCTGAGCGTCTCCGTGAACGGCACCAAGGCCGTGCAGACCTCGCTCGCCTCCCTGGCGAACTGGGACACCTGGGCGGAGCGGGCGGAGACGCTCACCCTCGCCGCCGGCGACAACCTCATTAGCTACCAGTACGACGCGAGCGACTCGGGGAACGTGAACCTCGACGCCATCTCCCTGGCGGTCGCGAGCTCGAGTCCGGCGCCGGTCTCGCCCACCTACTACCGCCTCAAGAACCGCTGGACCGGCGACTACCTGCACATCGAGAACCTGGACCGGGACGGGAAGGTCCAGTACGGCGCCGCGCCCGCCGGCAACTGGAGCAGCCACTGGTACATGATCGCCGACGGCGGATACACGCGGCTCGTCAACCGCTGGACCGGCGATGTGTTGCACCTGGAAGGGCTGAAGGGCTGGGTGCAGTACGGACGCGTCCCGGATGCCTACGCCAGCGGCCAATGGACCCTGGAAGACGTCCAGGGGTACAAGCGGTTCCGGAACCGCTGGCAGCCCAACGCCTACATCCACATCGAGGACAAGCTCGGGTACGCGCAGTACAAGGACAACGTCCCTGCCGCCAACGCCAGCAGCCAGTGGTTGTTCGAGCAGGTCCCCTGA
- a CDS encoding sensor histidine kinase, translated as MRDRNASAIVDLSSFQEERARMLLDHIEDYALFMLDPSGVVKTWNTGAERLNGYTPAEIVGRHFSLFYPPADIAAGKCERKLRCAATEGRFEEEGWRIRKNGEPYWASAILTAIRDASGSLVGFAKVTRDLTARRKAEEQLRQSEERFRLLVSSIQDYAVFMLEPDGRVSSWNTGAQQLKGYQAQEIIGHPLTRFYQEEDVARGKPWALLREATAHGRVEDEGWRVRKDGTCFWANVIITAMRDEHGTLLGFSKVTRDLTPHKRMEQERLQLAQSEEAIRLRDEFLSIAAHELKTPLTALHLQLQGLRKQVEALDQKIALKLGLALRSTGRLSGLVETLLDVSRISTGRLTLHPERFELTAAVRELAERLREAASTAQCQLLLREEGPIEGTWDRLRIEQVVTNLLANAFKYAADCQVEIAMAREGAEAILIITDTGPGLPAQDIPRLFNRFERAVPMSHYGGLGLGLYVCREIVTAHGGTISAANAPGGGARFTIRLPTERRGPGDAGQALN; from the coding sequence ATGCGTGACCGGAACGCATCGGCCATCGTCGATCTGTCGTCCTTCCAGGAAGAGCGCGCCCGGATGCTCCTGGACCACATCGAGGACTACGCCCTCTTCATGTTGGATCCCTCCGGCGTCGTGAAGACCTGGAACACGGGCGCGGAGCGGCTCAACGGCTACACCCCGGCGGAGATCGTGGGGCGGCACTTCTCCTTGTTCTACCCTCCCGCGGACATCGCCGCCGGCAAGTGCGAACGCAAGCTGCGCTGTGCCGCCACCGAGGGCCGCTTCGAGGAGGAAGGTTGGCGGATCCGCAAGAACGGCGAGCCGTACTGGGCCAGCGCCATCCTCACCGCCATTCGCGATGCCTCGGGCTCGCTGGTGGGGTTCGCCAAGGTCACACGGGACCTGACCGCGCGCCGCAAGGCCGAGGAACAACTCCGGCAGAGCGAGGAGCGCTTCCGGCTGCTGGTCTCCAGCATCCAGGACTACGCCGTCTTCATGCTGGAGCCCGACGGGCGGGTGAGCAGCTGGAACACCGGGGCTCAACAGCTCAAGGGCTACCAGGCCCAGGAGATCATCGGGCACCCCCTCACCCGCTTCTACCAGGAGGAGGATGTGGCCCGGGGCAAGCCCTGGGCGCTGCTGCGCGAGGCCACGGCCCACGGCCGCGTCGAGGACGAGGGCTGGCGCGTGCGCAAGGACGGCACGTGCTTCTGGGCCAACGTCATCATCACGGCCATGCGTGACGAGCACGGCACCCTCCTGGGATTCTCGAAGGTGACGCGGGACCTCACCCCCCACAAGCGCATGGAACAGGAGCGGCTTCAGCTCGCCCAGAGCGAGGAGGCGATCCGGCTGCGCGACGAGTTCCTCTCCATCGCCGCGCACGAGCTGAAGACGCCCTTGACGGCGCTCCACCTCCAGCTCCAGGGGCTGAGAAAGCAGGTGGAGGCGCTCGATCAGAAGATCGCCCTCAAGCTCGGCCTCGCGCTTCGCAGCACCGGGCGCCTGTCGGGCCTCGTCGAGACGTTGCTCGATGTCTCGCGGATCTCCACCGGCCGGCTCACCCTTCACCCGGAGCGCTTCGAGCTGACCGCCGCGGTGCGGGAGCTCGCCGAGCGCCTGCGCGAAGCGGCGTCCACCGCCCAGTGTCAGCTCCTGCTCCGGGAGGAGGGGCCCATCGAGGGCACCTGGGATCGCCTCCGAATCGAACAGGTGGTCACCAACCTGCTGGCCAATGCGTTCAAGTACGCGGCGGACTGCCAGGTCGAGATCGCCATGGCCCGGGAGGGGGCCGAGGCCATCCTCATCATCACGGACACCGGGCCCGGCCTGCCGGCGCAGGACATCCCCCGGCTGTTCAACAGGTTCGAGCGCGCCGTGCCCATGAGCCACTATGGCGGGCTGGGGCTGGGGCTGTACGTGTGCCGGGAGATCGTCACCGCCCATGGGGGGACGATCTCCGCCGCCAACGCCCCCGGAGGGGGCGCCCGCTTCACCATCCGCCTGCCCACGGAGCGGCGGGGCCCCGGAGATGCGGGGCAAGCCCTCAACTAG